Genomic segment of Ignavibacteriales bacterium:
CTTCCCCAAAAGTTAAGCGAAGTCCGTTCCATAAAACTGTGAATATTTTCATCGGCATTTTTCTGGGATTTATTTTAATCTTTCTAATTTTACTAGGATTCACTCAGACCAAAACATTTAGAGAAACGCTACGCGAAAAAGTAATTTCCTTAGTTAACAAAGAAATTAACGGTAAACTAAACATTGAAAAATTAGATGGTACTATTTTCACATCTCTCTTTCTTCAAAATACATCGGTGGCTGTTGGTAATGATACTCTTTTCTACGCACGAAATGTTGAGATTAAGATCAGTCCTCTACAGATATTATTAAAAAAGATTTACGTTAGAAAAATACTTTTGGATGATGTAAAGATTGCTATGCTTCAAGATTCATCTGGCGCTTGGAATTTTTCCAAATTAATTAAGCCTAAACCCAAAGACACTACAAAAACGTCATTCCCATTTTTTGTTCAAGTAAATGATTTACAATTGCATAACATTCAATTTATGCGGCAATCTTATGCGAATTATAAATCGCAGCAAAATTATCCAATGATGAATATGGACGATCTTCGAATTAATAATTTACACTTTGTAGCCCAAGCGTTTGTTGATGTTGATAATTCCAACTATTTACTGATCTTAAAAGAACTATCATTTAAGCCGAACCTTACGCGTTTTAGTTTAAGAAATATTTCCGGTGAATTTGCAATTACTAAAAATTTTGCAAGTATTAATAATCTGTATTTCTTAACAGACAGCAGTGAATTTAAATTAAATGCGCGGATAGATAGTTTAAATCTATTCGGGAATGTTCACTTGGATGATTTTAAGAATTATCCAGTTACAATTAATGCCGATGCAAAATCATTCAACTTCGATGATCTCTCATCTTTCATAGGAAGTACAAAATTTTTAAAGGGTAATCCTTCTATGGAATTAAAAGTCCGCGGAAAGTTCGGTGATTTTAGAGTTGAAAAACTTGCATTAGATTACCGCAATACTCATCTCAGGATTGATGGAAAAATTTTAAATCTCAATTCTCCGGGAAATCTTTTTATTCAGGCTAAGATTTACAATACTGATATTAATTATGAAGATGTTAATGCATTGTTACCAACTTTGAAGTTACCTGAGTACGCTTTACTTCATCTGAAAGGTGTCAATATTGAATATGAAGGACAACCGACAAATTTCAAGACAAAGTTTGTAGGCAATATTGAGAATGGTAAAGTTTCATTTGATGCTTCATTAAACTTTAATGCAAATCCGATGGCTTATGATATCAAATTTGAAACGAATGAATTAAATCTTGCAACTGTGATAAATATTAACACGCTTTTAAATTCTAAAGGAAGTTTAATGGGGAAAGGGGTCTCCCCTGTTGATTTCAATGCTGATTTTAAATTCAACGCTGACGGATCTTCGTTCAACGGTTATCCGCTTGACAGATTTATTGTAAATTTAAATGCAGCGAACAGAGTAATAGATTTAAACATAGATGGACTTAGCGGCAATACTAGCGCACTTGTGAAAGGTAACTTGTCCTTCGATAAAGATACAATACCTTCATACAATTTAGTTGGACAATTAAATAAATTAAATCTTGCCACTTTCTTAAAAGATCAAAAATATGAAAGCAATTTAAATTTTTATTTTTCCGCAGATAGTAAAAACTTTGATCCCGATAAACTTACCGGTTCATTTGCGTTCGGGGTAGATTCTTCACGCTTCAAAAATAAAAAAATTGATCATTCGAATATTCAGTGTTCTATCAAAAATGATCCATCAAATCGTGAGATATTACTTACTTCAGATTTTGTAGATTTCAAAATTGATGGGGATTTTTCACTTAAAAAAGCTATCGCTCTTATTTCGTATGAATCGAAAACCATTACCGATATAATCACAAAAAAAGTTAGCGAATTAAACCCAATTTCGATTGTCAGTAATCAACAGAGTAAAATTGAAATTGATACTACTGTGCCGGATATAGTTAATGAGAATCTAAAATTTAATTACGATTTTAAATTTAAGGATTTCGAATTAATAGCAATGCTTCTAGGAAATGATCAGCTTGATATTTCCGGCAATGGTAAAGGAATAGTAAAAAATGAAAACGGGAATTTCTCCATCTCAAACCAAATGAAATTAGATTATCTTGTAATGATGCAAGACAAAACTACAATTTATATATCCGATCTTGATTCCGATATTAATTTCACCCGCGATAACAGTTCCCTCTCATTTGATAAATTATTCGGTACGGCCTCACTAACAGGAAAACGATTTTATTCCGGCAGTAATGTAAAATCAATCTCTGCGGATATTGCATTCAATCAGAGCAAATTATTTTTCAGCGGCTCGGCAAATATTGAGGATATGATTTATGCCGAAGCCGATGGAATTATTAACATGACCCCGAATGAACAATTACTATCTGTTAATAAATTATCTGTAACATATGATAGATTAGAATGGTCGAACAAAGACACAGTAAAAATTCTTTTTAATCCGGATTTCTTCAAAATACTTCAATGCACTGTTCAGCACGATACATCAACAATCAGCCTAAGTGGAAAAATTGAAAGATCAGGAAATCAAAATTTGAATATTAATGCAAACCGCATTTCCGGAAATTTATTGGAAAGATATTTATTGGGTTATAAAGATAATCAGTTAATAGCAAACGGATCATTGGATGGAAAGATAGAAGGTAAATTTGAAAACCCCGTGATGAATATTTTATTCGATCTGAGAAATTTACAGATTTCTTCAACTAAGCTCGGCAGTATTAGAGGATCGCTAAATTATTCAGATAAAAAACTTACAACTGATTTTGTGTTTCTTGATCTGAATACCAACCAACAAAATCCTTTATTTTCTCTTAAAGGCAGTTTGCCTATAGATCTAAGCTTATCAACTGTCAGCAAACGATTTCTTGAGAATGAACCTTTAAGTATAAAATTAAAGTCAGCAAACTTTGATCTTAGTTCACTTGGTAGAATAATTCCCGGTATAACAGATCAAAAAGGAACTCTTTCTGCAGATGTTGATCTCAGCGGATCATTTAAAAATCCGATTTATAAAGGATACATTAATTTAACTGATGGACACTTTAAATCAGTTTACAATAATTTAGATTACAACTGTTCTGCAAAAACTCATTTCGAAAATCAGGAAATGAAATTAGATAATTTTATTTTATCCAACGCCGGCGGATCTAAATATTCCGGAACAGTTTACGGTGCCGGAGGGATTTCATTTGACGGATTCAGTTTGAAAGATATGGATCTTCATTTCAATGGAGACCTTGCTGTACTCGGTCAGCAATCGCAATCTGTGAGCCCTAATTTTTACGGTGATCTTTTGATTGGAAGCGACGGCGACTGGGTTTTGAGTAAACCGGGCGATCGGATATTTTTCAAAGGAAATTTCTTAATGAAGAATACCGATCTAGTTTATACAACCGGACAAGCAAACGGTGAGTCTCAAAATAAAAATTTCAATTTTATTTTTATTCAAGACTCTACTAAAATTGATCGAGAGCTAGCTCTATTCCAGAAAGTTTTATTAAAAGAGAAAGTATTACAAGAACAATCATCTCAAAAAACAGAAAAACCTCTCAGCTTTGATTATGAAATTGGAATCAGCGCAGAGAATAACGCTAAACTTGTTTTTATACTTTCACAAGCTGTTAATCAAAAATTATTTGTTGAGATGCGGGGCGATTTGAAATATTCAAGTTTTGGCGGAGAGTCAAGAGCACAAGGTGCGTTCGAACTTTTACAAGGTTCAAAATTAGAATTCTTTAAAACGTTTGAGGCAGCTGGGTTTATCCGTTTTGAAAGCGATGTTACAAATCCTTATTTAGATATTGTTGCAACTTATACTAGCGATTATAGAGATCCGCATGATGTAAGCAGTGTTCCTCAAGATGTTGCAGTTAAAATTAAAATTAAAAGCGCTTTGTCAGATCTTGGAAAAAATTTAGCTAATAATCAGGAAAGCCTTAGTGTTTATATCGGCGCAAGAAACATTCAGAACAATATCAGCGATTCAAGATATGATTACGCCGATGCGCTTGCATTTATTATTTCCGGTAAGTTTAAAAATGATCTGACTGCCCAGGATAAAACTCAAGTTGCCGGGCAGACAAATCTTGTTGGCAATCTTTCTTCTTCATTTCTTGGTTCTGTTCTAACTAGTTTCGTTAACTCGCAAGTTGGCGATTTGGTGAATAATATACAAATAACACAATCCAGCTATTTTACAAAATTTTCTCTCTCGGGAAGGATTCAAAATCTTCGTTATAGTTTTGGCGGTACAACGGAAGTTTTCCAAAATATAAATAAAGCAAACATCAAAGTTGAATATCTTATCAATCCCAAATTCTTAATTAGACTAGAAAGGAAAGATCCTATAGTTACTTCATTTGGCTTGGATGAAAAAATAAACGAAATGGCACTTAAATATAAATTCGAATTTTAAATGAAAAAAGAAATCAAAGCATTTTTTAAGAATCATCCTTCAATAAAGCTCAAGTCGAAAGAACTTGCAAAGAAACTAAATGCAAACGATGAATTCGCTTACGCTGAATTGAGGCATTTTCTTCATGCACTTACAGATGAAGGATTCCTTCAGAAAGAAAGCAAACGTTATCAACTGAATAAGTTCGATACAGGAAAACTGATCGGTACACTTCAGATTATTAACGGCGGCGAATACGGATTTGTTTTGCTTAAAGACAAGCAGATAAAAGACATTTTTGTGGCGGGGAAAAATTTAAATACTTCTTTTAACGGAGATTTAGTTGAAGCTGTTTTAATACCATCACGGCGCGGTAAAAGTTTGGAAGGAGAAATTGTTCGTGTTATTGAAAGAAAGCGGAAGGAAATCGTTGGGACGTTACATAAAAGTAAATCATTTTATTTTATTGCCCCTGATGACGACAAAATCCACCGTGATATATACGTCCCTTCCGATAAACTAAGCGGCTCAAAAGAGGGAGAAAAAGTTGTTGTTGGCGATATTGAATGGAAAGCTCCTCTTCTAAATCCGGAAGGCAGAGTAATTGAAATTTTAGGAAAAGCCGGAAGCTACGATGCTGAGATAGCATCAATTGCACGCGAATTTGGTTTGACTTATAAATTCCCGAAAGCTGTTTTAAGTGAAGCAGAATCATTCACAGATATAATTCCTCAAACCGAAATAAACAATCGTCTCGATCTTCGTAATAAAATAGTTATTACTATTGATCCCGAAGATGCAAAAGATTTTGATGATGCTGTTTCAATTGAAGTTCTTCCTAACGGAAATAATTTAATCGGCATTCATATTGCGGATGTAAGTCACTTTGTTCAACGAGGAACGGCGCTTTATGATGAAGCCTTAGAACGAGGCACAAGCGTTTATATTGTCGGCAAAGTTATTCCTATGCTTCCGGAAAAATTATCTAATAATATCTGTTCATTAGTTCCATACAAGGACCGTCTTACTTTTTCTGTTATAGTTGAAATGACACCGCGCTGTAAAATTGTTTCTTATGAAATTAAAAAAACAATTATAAACAGCAAAAGAAGATTTAGTTATGATGAAGTTCAGGAAATTATCGAGAGTGGTAATGGTGACTTTAAGGATGAGATCACACAATTAAATCAGATATCAAAGACTCTCCGCGAAAAAAGAATGAAGAAAGGAAGCATAAATTTTTATTCTCCCGAAGTTAATTTTAAGTTGGATGAGAACGGAATTCCAATTGAAATAAAGATTAAAGAAGTCCGTGAAAGTCATAATCTTATAGAAGAACTAATGTTATTGGCAAATCAAATAGTTGCAGAACATGTTAAAGCTAAAGAGAACAAAAAGGCGATTCCATTTGTTTATAGGATACATGATTTACCCGATAAAGAAAAAATTATTGAATTTTCAAGATTTGTTAAATCGCTCGGTTATCATTTCGATCCTAATTCAGCAAACAAATCTGTTCAGTTTCAATTGTTGTTGGAAGAAGTAAAAGGGACAGAAGAAGAAGCAGTTGTAAATGAGATAGCGATTCGTTCTATGGCTAAGGCAGTTTATTCAACAAAAAACATTGGACATTATGGACTGGGTTTTAGGTATTACACACATTTCACTTCACCTATACGACGCTTCCCGGATCTTATAGTCCATCGTTTGATATTTAGCTACGACCATGAGAAGCTAGAGAAAAATTTATCACTGGAAGAATTAGAAGAAATTTGTGATCATGCATCTGCGCAAGAAAGAAATGCTGTAAATGCTGAGCGCCTTTCTGTAAAATTGAAACAAATTGAGTATTTGAAAAGTAAAGTAGGTGAAGATTTTCACGGAGTTGTTTCGGGCATTACACACTTTGGAATTTTTATTGGACTAAGCCAAACACTTGCAGAAGGATTGATAAGATTAAGAGATTTGAATGATGACTATTATGTATTTGATGAGAAAAATTATTCAATCATAGGAAAAAGAACTGGAAGAAAAATACGTTTAGGAGACAAAGTGAATGTTAAACTTATCCGTGTAGATCAGGAAAAACGCGAAATTGATTTTGTTTTACTTTCAGACTAAAGTTTAAGAAAGGTTGAACTATGAAAAAAATATTTAAGACAATTGTAATATATACACTTTTTTCAACTGCTCTCTTCGCACAGTTTGGTCAAAATAAAGTGAATTATAAAGATACCGAGTGGTTCTACATTCAGACTAAACATTTTGATATTTACTTTACAGTTGGCGGCGAAAAGATAGCTGAATTTACAGCCTCTGCTTCCGAAGATGCTCTTTCAGGTATTCAGAAAGATTTGAATTACCAACTCAATAATAGGGTCTCACTTATTGTTTATAACAGTCATAATGATTTTCAAGAAACCAATGTTACCGATGAATATACAGGAAAAGGCACAGGCGGTTTTACTGAGCCATTTAAAAATCGTGTCGTATTCCCTTTCGAAGGTTCATATAAAAAATTTCAGCACGTAATCGCTCACGAATTAGTCCATGCAGTAATGCGCGATATGTATTTCGGCGGAACTATTCAAAATATAATTGCAAAAGGAATAACTCTTCAGGTTCCAACTTGGTTTATGGAAGGAAGTGCAGAATATCTTTCGCAGGGTTGGGAAACCAATACCGATATGTTCATACGCAATTCTATTATTAGCGAAACACTTCCGGATATAAATCAGCTTGAGGGATATTTGGCATACCGCGGCGGTCAATCAGTATTCAGGTATATTGCTGATACTTACGGTCGGCAAAAAGTCGGCGAGATTTTAAATAAAATTCAAAATTATGGTACACTTGAACAAACACTGAAAGCATCTATAGGCATTGGCTTAGAAGAATTAAATGAACGATGGAAAAAAAGTTTGAAAAAACAATTCTGGCCTGATATTGCTGTCAAACAAGACCCTGATGAACTTTCTAAAAGATTAACCGATAATAAAAAAATCGGCGGGTTTTATAATACTAGTCCTGTCCTTTCACCACAAGGAGATAAAATTGCATTTATCTCTGATCGTGATATTTATCTTGATGTATATATAATGGATGCACAAGATGGAAAGGTTTTGAAAAAAATTGTTGAAAGTGGAAAGACTACCGATTTTGAAGAGTTAACAGTTCTACATCCATCATTAACTTGGGCGCCGGATAATAAACGTGTTGCTCTCTCTTCTAAATCGGGAGGATATGATGTCATTACAATTATTGACGCAGAGACGGAAATTAGTTATGAACTTCCGTTCAAACTACCTGGTATTGAAACAGTTAATTGGTCCAGAGATGGAAATAAATTAGCTTTTATTGCTTACAACTCTCAGCAATCGGATGTTTACATTTATGATTTTTCAACTAAGAATCTTACTAACCTAACAAACGATATTTTTAGTGATACAGATCCGATTTGGACACCCGACGGGAAAAAAATAATTTTTTCGTCAGACCGCGGTAATGATCTAAAACAGACAATACCAACAGTAGATTTTCAAATGTTTAATCATCCATTTAAGCAACTCGATCTTTACTCGATTGATGTAGATACAAAAAATATTGACCGTATAACAGATTGGCAGTACAGCGATGAAAAATCTCCTGCTATTTCTTCTGATGGTAAAGAACTATTATTTGTGTCGGATAAAAATGGTATCAATAATATTTACAGAATAAAAATTGATTCATTAGAAAATCATTCATCATCATTTCCAAAAGCTATTCCAATCACTAATTCTCTTAGCGATCTTGGTCAATTGTCACTTTCGTATGATGGTAAAAAAATAGTATTTACTGCTCTTTATAATTTGGGTTATAACATTTTTATGTTGAACAATCCGTTTGATATGAAACTTGAAACCGATTCATTAAAATATACTGATTATATGAAATCTGTAGTTACTGCAAAAAGTAGTAATGAAGAAAAAGCTGCTGTTCAGACAATTATTTTAAAAGACTCTACAAATCAACATAAAGTTGCAATTGCTGATTCAACAAATCAAAAAACAAAAATATTTGTAGGACAATTTGAGAAGAATAAAAAATCTGTTAAAGATTCAACACAAACCGATTACAGTAAATATGTTTTCGTAAATGATCCATCCGAAAGCGATAGTGCACGAATTGAAAAAAGAAATCAAATTTTCCACGAGACTCTGGATAAGAACGGTAACTTTCTAGTCAACAGATACAAAATCAATTTTTCTCCAGATTTAATTTATGCTAATGCTGGTTACAGCACACTATACGGATTATTGGGCACAACTATACTTTCATTCAGCGATGTTCTTGGTAATCACCGTTTAATCGGTCAAACAAGTTTACAAGTAGATATTAAGAATAGCGATTACGGTTTAGCTTATTATTATTTAAAAGAGAGAGTAGATTTTGGTATCCAGGCATTTCATACAGCAAGATTCCTTTACAGGGATTCAAACTTAGGTTCAGAATTGTACCGATTCACAAATTTCGGTTTAATCGGAATGGCAAGCTATCCGCTGGATCGCTTTCATAGAATGGATTTCGGTTTCAGTGTATTAAGTGTTAGTGCGGAAAATTTGGATAATTCATCAGTCCCAGCAGATCATAACACATATATATTACCTTCATTTAGTTTTGTCCAAGATAATGTATTGTGGGGTTATACTTCCCCAATAGAAGGAACGCGCTATTCACTCACTGTATTTGGTGATCCTGGTTTTACCAGAAGCACACAAAGTTTTTATTCCATTGTTGTTGATTATAGAAAATATTTCCGTTTTTGGTTTGATAA
This window contains:
- a CDS encoding peptidase MA family metallohydrolase, with protein sequence MKKIFKTIVIYTLFSTALFAQFGQNKVNYKDTEWFYIQTKHFDIYFTVGGEKIAEFTASASEDALSGIQKDLNYQLNNRVSLIVYNSHNDFQETNVTDEYTGKGTGGFTEPFKNRVVFPFEGSYKKFQHVIAHELVHAVMRDMYFGGTIQNIIAKGITLQVPTWFMEGSAEYLSQGWETNTDMFIRNSIISETLPDINQLEGYLAYRGGQSVFRYIADTYGRQKVGEILNKIQNYGTLEQTLKASIGIGLEELNERWKKSLKKQFWPDIAVKQDPDELSKRLTDNKKIGGFYNTSPVLSPQGDKIAFISDRDIYLDVYIMDAQDGKVLKKIVESGKTTDFEELTVLHPSLTWAPDNKRVALSSKSGGYDVITIIDAETEISYELPFKLPGIETVNWSRDGNKLAFIAYNSQQSDVYIYDFSTKNLTNLTNDIFSDTDPIWTPDGKKIIFSSDRGNDLKQTIPTVDFQMFNHPFKQLDLYSIDVDTKNIDRITDWQYSDEKSPAISSDGKELLFVSDKNGINNIYRIKIDSLENHSSSFPKAIPITNSLSDLGQLSLSYDGKKIVFTALYNLGYNIFMLNNPFDMKLETDSLKYTDYMKSVVTAKSSNEEKAAVQTIILKDSTNQHKVAIADSTNQKTKIFVGQFEKNKKSVKDSTQTDYSKYVFVNDPSESDSARIEKRNQIFHETLDKNGNFLVNRYKINFSPDLIYANAGYSTLYGLLGTTILSFSDVLGNHRLIGQTSLQVDIKNSDYGLAYYYLKERVDFGIQAFHTARFLYRDSNLGSELYRFTNFGLIGMASYPLDRFHRMDFGFSVLSVSAENLDNSSVPADHNTYILPSFSFVQDNVLWGYTSPIEGTRYSLTVFGDPGFTRSTQSFYSIVVDYRKYFRFWFDNGFVFRLSGGLSGGANAQRFFIGGTENWINRSFATGGIPISNANDFAFLTPALPLRGYDYAQQLGTKYGLLNLELRLPIIRYLLTGGLPLFFQNILGVAFIDAGSAWNNTSKLQFVGKDDNGNTVTKDLLIGTGVGFRLYMLFLWRVDVAWKYNLDKFSEPRYYLSLGLDF
- the rnr gene encoding ribonuclease R, with the protein product MKKEIKAFFKNHPSIKLKSKELAKKLNANDEFAYAELRHFLHALTDEGFLQKESKRYQLNKFDTGKLIGTLQIINGGEYGFVLLKDKQIKDIFVAGKNLNTSFNGDLVEAVLIPSRRGKSLEGEIVRVIERKRKEIVGTLHKSKSFYFIAPDDDKIHRDIYVPSDKLSGSKEGEKVVVGDIEWKAPLLNPEGRVIEILGKAGSYDAEIASIAREFGLTYKFPKAVLSEAESFTDIIPQTEINNRLDLRNKIVITIDPEDAKDFDDAVSIEVLPNGNNLIGIHIADVSHFVQRGTALYDEALERGTSVYIVGKVIPMLPEKLSNNICSLVPYKDRLTFSVIVEMTPRCKIVSYEIKKTIINSKRRFSYDEVQEIIESGNGDFKDEITQLNQISKTLREKRMKKGSINFYSPEVNFKLDENGIPIEIKIKEVRESHNLIEELMLLANQIVAEHVKAKENKKAIPFVYRIHDLPDKEKIIEFSRFVKSLGYHFDPNSANKSVQFQLLLEEVKGTEEEAVVNEIAIRSMAKAVYSTKNIGHYGLGFRYYTHFTSPIRRFPDLIVHRLIFSYDHEKLEKNLSLEELEEICDHASAQERNAVNAERLSVKLKQIEYLKSKVGEDFHGVVSGITHFGIFIGLSQTLAEGLIRLRDLNDDYYVFDEKNYSIIGKRTGRKIRLGDKVNVKLIRVDQEKREIDFVLLSD